Genomic window (Sphaerodactylus townsendi isolate TG3544 linkage group LG12, MPM_Stown_v2.3, whole genome shotgun sequence):
ttgggagcaaaaattaatataagacactgtcttattttcggagaaacacggtagcggAAAAATGTGGAAATGAGGAAATGCAAGTGAAATGCTGTAGGTTTCCACTAGTTGGCAGTGTGGCTGGCACTTTCTAAGATATGAAAGACTGCTCACCCATCGTGACATAAGGCAACTTGTCTGTAGATCCATGGGGATAGATGCTGTAGAGATGAGGCCCAGTGACATCAACCCCACCAAGGACTAGGGCAGCACCTATATAACCTTGATACctggtaagaaaaaaaatgatataatGACAAAACTAGAAATTTCCAACTCGCCCCTGGCGACTTCTGCAGGCATACTGACTACAACATGCCCAAATGCATGTCTCACCATACTATATTTACTGAATGGAGGCAAGAACAAGTTGTTTTGCAAGTATTCAGCATCACACAGTCCATGCACAGGGGAGTTACctgaagagcatctgcttgagcATCCGGTTGGCAGTGATCACTCTTGGAAGTCGCCCAGTTGAGAGCAAGTGGAGTTCCATGTTGGAAGAGATCAGTTGGGTTGTCATTTCAGTGTCTGCAGCAGTTCCAGCTCCACAACAACTGTAATCAAATTGAACACAAATTCATAAGGTAACAGTTCTGTAAAAACACTCTTGTACCAGGTTGCCATTTCAAAGGAACTGGAGAAAAGTAGGCAATATGGCCCCTTTAAACAGACAATAATGTTCAAAAGAAGGTGCTGAGATCACAGCACAATACTAAGTAAGCATCATCTTCAGTTAACCGAAGTTTAAATGGCTACATCacatattgtgtgtttgtgtgtgtgtgccatcaagtcacaggtggcCTACAGTGACcacatagtgttttcaaggcaaaggatttTTGcaggtgacttgccattgcctgcctccaaatggactgagagagtcctgagagaactgtgactggcccaagatctcccagcaggcttcatgtggaggagtaaagaatcgaatctggttctccagtttagagtctgccactctgaacCATAATGCCATGCTGGCCCTCACATCccatatttatttaatgtatatttatcccacttcttcccagtggggacgaaaaagtggcttgcaaaaatacaatttaaacaaatttAACTCAGACaaagtacaaaaacaaacaaacaaaaaagggtatACTACACATCCTGGGCTGGCATCTGTCGGGTTGGCCCACCAAAACTCTTAGGAAAAGAGCCTTGTcatcagtggcgggattcaaataatttaacaactggttgtttacaagcaccacttttacaaccggttctgccaaagcggtgcgaacctgctgaatcccatcactgcttgtcATCCCCAGAAAGAAATAAGCTCTAGTTTTCCATATATGTAATACTCCCAGAAAGTCTGTGGACACAATCGGGGCGAAGGGACCACTCCACACTTACTAGATGTTTGGAGCGATAAAGTGGATTTTGGAACAATTCTTATCAGCGACAATCATCCCTTCAGTGGCTCTTGTATCTGCTCCAAGCACAATGCCATCCTAGAGACACAAAGAGCTTTCTTAAGAAACAAAGAATGAATGGAATTGAATGAAGCACACAAAAACTCCAACAAGCATCAGAGTAGAAGCTGAAGTCTCACCTTGAACACTACTCCAGCGATGGTGGTCCCTGTCTTGCGGGCTGAAGGGAGCCTGAGGCCCTTCTTAGTACACTCTGCTTCTAGCTGGGTATTCCTTCAACACAAGAATGGGGGGGGTGGGAATTATGTTACAAAACTTTTCCAAAGACAGCATAGAAAGGTACTGGCTATACCACTGCCACCAGAAAAGATGCTGACCTGAACAACAGAGCTCTTCCCATCTATTATTTAAGCCTATCTTTTAATTCTCCTTGATAACTCCTCTCCCAAATCATCAACAcagcatacatgcacacacatttccATCTAATCCAAAACTGTTTAGGAAATACAAACTAGCTTTCTGAGATCTCAGGCTATGCTCACATGGAAGACAACTACAAAATCAAGGGAGTGACTCCAAAGAAAGCCCGGTTACAGTCTGGGCTATGCAGCCGCTGTTCAATAATTGGTTTGGGGTgaccaaactgtaccaaaatgTAAGGTGCAAAGAAATATTTGGACACTGTGTTTACTTCCTGAGCAACAAACACCCAAACATCTCAAATGTAACGCAAATCAAGGAAACTGACacgatattgttccctttgttgtCCGTTCACCACAAGCAAACCAAACGTCTTACATGTTACACACATTTCGTGATAAAGATATCACTGAGAGGAGAGAAAGACTGAGAAGGGAAGATGGGAATGGGGGTGTCAAGGGGGGGCACTGCTGGAATTCAGTTGATCACCAGAGTAATACTCTCTTCCTCCCTTCGCCCCGCCAAATCCCAAACCTCCGCCTAAGTATCCCCCCCCGTATGaaaaacctgcaaaaaaaaagagaaagagagaggccccACCACCGCGGACATCGAGGCAGCTTTGCGGAAAGACGAGAGAAGGAAGCCTCAATGCCCTTCTTGCAGACCGGCGAAGGGCAGGGAGATTTCCAAGAGGGGCTTCAAGGGACAGTTAAGTTGGGGGGGGGTCTAAGGTTGCCTTTCAGCCTCTCGTGAGGCTTCTCAGAGTCAGATTCCGCCTGCAGGAGACAGGCCGGTGCAGTAAATTAACGCAATCTATAAATGAATATACTGCACGAATGAAGCAGGGTGAAGGGAAATGCAAGCTCTCCTCCCAGTAGGCCGCAGCGCCGCCTGAGTCACGGCGCACCGGCAGCCTCccgcttctcttcccctcccctcgtACCCCCGCGCCAGCCGCCACCCTCCGGCCCTGCCTGGCTGCAGCGTCCCCTCtccgtccccctccctcctcctcaccgGGCGCAGTTGTGGAAGCTGAATCCGCCGGCCGAGTCCGAGGCCTGCAGGACCGAGAGCGCGGTCGCCATCTTGCCCTGTTTCTGAATTGCAGCAGGACGGAAACGGAACCGGCGAAGGAGGCGACTGAGGCGCgctcgccgctgctgctgctgagtcaCCCGCTCGCTGAACGGAGCGGTTGTGCTGCGTCCTTCCTCTCATCAGCTCCGCCTCCCCTCACAATGCCTGCCAGGACACAAGTCCAAAAGAGACCGGCCTGACCCTTCTCTCTCACAACTGCAGATTCGACCTCCGGCCACACAGGGGCTGGCATATGCCTGTTGTGCTCCTCAGAAGGAAGGGGGTTTCTGCACAGGACACGAATAACGTGTGTAACACGGTATTAATGTAACCCAGTTTCCCctgtggccccttccccacatgcagaataatgcactttcgatctacttttcaatgcactttgcaaacagttgtgaaagtgaattgaaagtgttttattctgcatgtgtggaaggggcttgtTTGTCTTCGCACTGgcgatttcacccctccaggaagcgaTTGCAAACTGCacgggttgctgtggctcctttggggTTGTTTACACACGGTACAGATATAACGAGTtgacaagggaaatatcccggtttgggcaagaactttgcatACGTCCCTTCCTCAAAACGGGATTGGCCCATGATATTTCtctcaactcaggtttttcaaatgccaaaattgcaacaacaacaaaaatctggGTTGAACCTGCTTCCCTGGGAACGGCATGGGTGccaaactgctttatttttcttgccctgGCACcttacgtcatgtcagttttgtttctgctgagctgctgactggTGTGGTAGCCTGTCATTTCAGAAACGtcctccaagcatgttttctccccttgacagtgactgtgagcaccatttcacccaaatgtgtacagcaacaaATTCACAACAGGATCATTGCAAGCAACGGCCccattcccttttctttttcttttttgggtgctcagagcacttAGCTaagcagatgcacacctttggatgtggatgggaagtattgctttgctctctttttggacagattttctTATTTTGTATATCATAATGTTAAGAGgagggttgcatgcttcatggtTGCATGAgttgtggtttcaaagcccaaaagctttttttccatgctggagaaatgggagagGAGGTCTTCCTTgggctcccagggttgctgtagcTTCTCCAACAATTGGAGCAGGCGGGACAGTGgtggtggaacagccaatcagaaagaagggaaaatggGATTTTATGCCTacatgtttgcattgtaaaaaaattaaagcaggtTCATGCAAAGGAGCCCTGTGCGAAGTTGTTCCCCGAAACGGGATAAATAGTTTCCTCAGCTTGTtatattttggctgtgcagaaaccacctaagTCCCGTAGAGATCAGTGGGATTTTCTGTATTTCCTCGGCAGGATTGAGTTTTGGCATCCTTCTGGCCAGGTTGCTCAcaggagtgaagaaacacataTGGCACAAACATCAATATGATCACTCAAGAATAAGCCCCACACATTTGAGAGATTTAGTTCCAAACAGGTATGTTCAAGACTGAAGTCCATGGTGGTTTAGATAACTTTAGGTATGTGAAATACAACCCTACAGACTAGAAGGAATCCTTCTAATCTAGTGTCACATTAACAAATCAACAAAGAAAAACCATTATCTCCTGTAATGGTCTCATGCAAATTTAAGCACATTCCAAAAAATGACTCTTTCAAAATTGTTCTGAAAAAGCAGGAAACGAAGAGACTGAAGCTTGCCGTTGTAACAGTCATGTGGCACATCTATTATTGTTCTCATGACAGCCAAGTTCTATGCAGTTATTGGAAGAACAACAAAACAGTAGTAGCTATCTTAGAAGATATTTGTACCTTAGAAGATATTTGCTATTTGTTGTAGCATATGTGATCCTTCCTCATGTGTTACCTCCATATCTGTGCCTTGCGTATACCCTGGACTGGAGTTCAACTTATATACGTTAGACAAATGCATGTATTTTCAAGTTTACAGCATTGTGATGGAATTGAGAGTAGCCCAGAAAGAAGTGTTGGGGTCATGAGAAATGCCAACTGTTAGTGAAGCAGCAGTGCAAAAGTTAAGTTCTAGGTCACGAATTACTGAGAAAGGGATTAAAGCTGAAAGCATCATAACAATGTTATAGAAACCTGTGGTGAGGCTCCATTTGGATTTCTATGTGCAGTGATGGGCAGTGGTTTAGATGACTCTAAAATTGAGAATTAGACAAATTCTTGGAGAATTATTCTTCCACTGGTCTGGCCATATGGATAAATGGACTCTCCATGTTCAGAAGTAGTATGCCACTGAGGGGTAAAGAACAAGCAGGAACAGTGATCTTCATATGCTACCTGGAGGCTTCCATTTACAACATCTTTCTAGCTACTGCTGGCAACATTATGCTCAATTAGATGGACTTTCAGTCTGATCCAGTAGAACTCTTTCTGTGTTCTTATAGGTATAGTTAGGAAGACTGATATATTTTTACTTGAAAGTAAGTTTTCTGTGCTTAATGATCATTATTTatctgtaaggccccttctgcacgggcggaatatggcgccctagggacggcaaaaacgcagtccccagggaaCCATTCGCACAGGGCTTAGCTGCTTCAAGCGAAGCCACGCTTCCGCTTCTCGGGCCTCCGCCTCGGATCAAGCgctgaagccgccgttttcccacctcgccttTGGGAAGTGAGGTTTCTTCGTGGAAATGGTCGGCTTGAAGCTACGAAGCCGTGCTAACGGCAgcgctccaaggcgccctccccttCCTCAGCTCTTCTGAGCCTGTTTCGCTATTTGTCCTGGTTCCAGCTCCTTTCTCGGCATGTCgggccgaggcctggggacatagcTCCCTCTGCCCCAAGCTAATTcgggagtggtcgcgcagggcagggggcgtgtcccctggcctcagcgacgcgctgtagggccgcaggacaggaggGTCGCCCTGACGACGGTGCAGCTCTgcaccgtcgtcccagccggttctgggaccgttcatgcgaacagtcccagaggggtcaggtcgGTGTGGAATACCGTGCAGAAACGTGTCAAAATGATCATGACCTTATTAGCAATAAAACTAGGAGCAGAGTCAGCTGCAGTATATGTCAGTTGGGTTCTGAAGAATATGTGCACTGCTCACCAGGAGACAGGAAAGAATAGTATTTCAATCTATTTTCATGCTAACGTCTTCTTTTTCAGTAGCGCTAATATGTTAGGTTCTGTTGTGTGGAAGGAATAATTTCAATAGGTACAGCTTCTTCCAGTGTTGCCAGCATTATGGCAAAAAAATCTATCCTTCCTATCTACTGTTGAAGCAGCAGATCCTCTGATTCATCCCAGCTTCCTTCCCTATTCTATGATCCCATGTTGTTCACCAGACTCTTAATTTTACCTGTCCAATTTTTCTCTACTTTCTTCTACTTGGGATGCAACCCTTCAGAGACTTAGCCCATTTATTATGTTACACAGTTGTTACTGAAGTCAATTCAGTGGCACACATTAACTGAAGTTACGCAAGTGCATAAGGTCTTTACAGGACTCAGCCCTAGAGACTTTTAAGCAATTAAACCCATCATGTTAGCAATTGCTTTATACTGTCCACCATCTGCTGAATTTCTGGTATCTGTGGTggttgagaaggggaggggtggattCATTAGCCCAACTGGAATACAGCTGAGGAAGAATTTCCAGCAGATTTGGGAAAGGGACAATGTGAGCATGTTTATTGGGGAAGGGTAGGTTTGTCTGTCCTTTGCAGACTTTGTACATCAAACAGACTATTAGGCACTTGCTAGCCATTCAGGATGAACCCTGAGAATAGCTCACCTGGGTCTATATATGCAGCAAAAGAAGGTATAAGTGCACAGAGGTAGTAGAATGGACTGCATTACTTCTGTGGATGAGGGATCAcattttttcagagctctctgttGGTAGTTTTCAATAAATGGATAATTAACACAGCATGCAGAAGGCTAGGCTAGAATCTTAAGTGTGGAAGGCACTCTGACTGGCGGGTGATTCCTGCCATCAGAAATGAAGGCATAGTTAATTCTCACTTTCCTATCTGCAATAGCAGGAGGAAGACTTCATTCAGTTTGTCCCAGT
Coding sequences:
- the PSMB7 gene encoding proteasome subunit beta type-7, which gives rise to MATALSVLQASDSAGGFSFHNCARNTQLEAECTKKGLRLPSARKTGTTIAGVVFKDGIVLGADTRATEGMIVADKNCSKIHFIAPNIYCCGAGTAADTEMTTQLISSNMELHLLSTGRLPRVITANRMLKQMLFRYQGYIGAALVLGGVDVTGPHLYSIYPHGSTDKLPYVTMGSGALAAMAVFEDNFKPDMEEEAAKQLVRSAIAAGIYNDLGSGSNIDLCVISKNKLDFLRPFDMPNKKGERQGRYKCDRGTTGILTEKVTLLDLEVVDETVQTMDTS